Genomic DNA from Cyprinus carpio isolate SPL01 chromosome A22, ASM1834038v1, whole genome shotgun sequence:
CCCAGTGAAAATTCAGTGAGCAGAAGTATCGATCTGCACTACCCTGCTCCCTTTACTTCTTCCTGTATCAAGAACTTGTGTGTGTTATGGGATCAGAGTCTCAAATTTGATAAACACATAAATGCGGTTACTAGTTCTTGTTTTCTCAGCTACGTCTTCTCtccaaaattaaatctttttgCTCTGAGATTGCAGTCCATGCGCTAATTACATCTTGCTTGGACAACTGCAACTCTCTTTACCTCGGCATTTCTAAATCATCCATCGCCCGTCTCCAATAAGTACAAAATGCCACTGCTAGATTTCTCAAAGGACAGCATAAATTTGATCAAGTTTTTAAATTGTTGCATTGGTTACCTGTGCATCTTAGAATTGAGAATAAATTcttctttatgtttttaaatctacAAATAATCTGGCACCGAGCTATCTATCTGATCAACTTTATCCATACAATCCTACATGAAATCTGAGGTCTGGTGATCAAAGACTTCTCTCTGTCCCCAGATCAAGGTTAAAGCATAGAGAGAGCCTTTGCGGTTGCTGGCCCTAGGCTGTGGAACAGCCTTCCAAACTATATCAGATCGGCACAGTctttgaagggttagttcacccaaacatgaaaattaggccataaattactcaccctcaaggcatcctaggtatACATGACTTTactctttcagacgaatccagtcagagttatattaaaaattgtctttgatctttcaagctgtttaatggcagtcagtgggtgttgcattgcttcagtccaaaagaagtgaaataaaaagcgcccatccattaaaaaaaaaagtggctcacacagctccaggggttgaataaaggcctcctgtagcgactcgatgcattttttgtaagaaaaatatccatattctaaacgtaataatcactttaatgtagcttgcgtcAATaattgtacacggaagcagctctgTGCTGATgccgtatgaggtcagcgttgcgcatgcgccggtgaatctcgtgaaaaccaatgtttgttaacGGAAACAAAGGAAGTAAAGTTTCCTTACTGTAGCCTTACTttagtctcctcttggcttatatcgaaatcctcagacattcttctttacaaatcctagtTTTGTACTTTGAATTAGTTACCGTTgctttgttttgatctctctgctgcaTTTCCGCGTGGGTTACTTATGAGCTAATCTTGTACGTCAtctgcccggaactgcttccgtgtacaggTCAtctgcccggaactgcttccttgattattagatttaaaaaaaaatatgagcattcgattatttttcttacaaaagtacatcaattcactacaggaggcctttattcaccccttCTTACAAAAGtacaagaaaatatatatatatagtgtgtgagatttttttttcactttttttcccatGAGCTGTGTGCGTTCAGCCtgcatttatttctgaaatattttattttttccattttcgtTAAGAGCAGGTTTTGACTTCTTGAGTTTAAGAGGAGCAGTGGTATTCAAAACCTCTGAGCAGGCAGTATTTAACAGACTAAGATGCTGATCAGCATCCAAGTCAGGTAAAGATGACTCCAAGGACATCTCGTTAATGGTGTTTGTGAAGTCATCACAAAAGTGGGAAGAAAAGGAACGAGTCAATTCTACAATAAGAGTAATGCTTGAGCTTAGCTGAGGAAAAGACATCGTAAATAAAACAGGCATATGATCTGAGAGCAAAGTATCAAGAACCTGAACATCAGTAATAGAAAAGCCATGAGAAAGAACCAGGTCCAAAATGAGGGATCTTTCACCCACGGAGCCatgttgaatgaatcagtgagttTGAGATTGtgaattttcattgttttagGTTTACAGTGAACATGTATATTAAGATCACATGTATGTTGAATTTTATTATCAGAAGAATGTTATACTTTGTTATACATTCAcccataaatactgtaaattaattttcaattcTTGAACTAGGTAAGGAGGTCGATACACCAGCGCTTACAAAACAGGTTCATTCCGTTTCAGTCGCAACAGCTGGACTTCAAAGCTATAAACTCATTTGAAGTAATTTTCTGTTCAAAATAGAATACTAGCGCACTATTTGCTGTATTCTGCACAGTATGTAGTATGTTCTGTACGTAGTatgcaacaaacatttttaaactgtagTATGCTATATTTTAGTCTCGTGACCTCATTATGTTGGATGATTAATGTTATACTACTACTTATGTTCTTTTAATAATATTAGGGAGTTTGCATATTTAGTAAGCATATTTATTATTCCTTGTTTTTTAATTCGGTCCCGCTTTCAATTTCCTCGACGCCCCTGCAGTCCGAGTCACGGGTGTAGATATTCCAATGCCATACGCCAAGATTTTGGAGGACAACAGCATACCGCAAATCAAGGACATCATCTTCTCCGTCAAAAAGACTTTGAATGTTTAACATAATAGATTTCCCTATCAGGACACATTAAATCTGAAATACGACATGTTCTCTCCCGTTCCTGCATCAGTGTTTGGGGAATAGGACGTGCTCTTTCATCTTCTACAGATCTTTCTGTTACATGACCCTTCCTTCATTGGcactatattaaaattattttctcattttgtcaTGACGGTGACATTTATTATGgctataaacaacatattatgtGTAAATTCTACTGTAAGCTAAAGTAATAAATTTTTATCACATTGGGTTGGTTGAGTTGTGATTTCTTTAatctgattattaatatttaaaatttttgcagTATTTAAGTAATAAAGTTTTAGGCATAGCCATTTAGGTCAGGTGGATGTAACAccgaaattaatttaaaatacattttattttcatagtttTGTAAAGCTGTATGTTGGCTACTtggaaataataaatgcaaataaataagaaaaaaaaaacatttagtctgATGCCATATTCTACTCTATTGCCTGACCTTGAATATTTCAGTGCATTTGAGTAGAAGGATTTTAGTCTTATATGAAAAAAGTGTTTATGGTGGAAATTAAGACACAGTTGAGGTATggttatttgtttaaaagttgattattttcacaaaagtgtaacggtttatgttcatttttactcaaatataAGTGAGCTTAAATGTGTAACCATATTCACGATAGAATTTTcagattataaaatattacaataaaagtattctaaaaaaaaggcatttaaaaagtagaaataaatgaAAGACGAAAAAAGTTTTAACAACATAAGAAAATGTTGAAATCTGTTCGTTTTAACAAGAATGAACAACTGAATACTCAAACACAAGTACACTTCTCAGGATCATAGTGTAAGTGAAAGGTCTGCTGAGTGTTTTGGATAAACACGTTACAAAGGCAGACAGGGCGGGGATTTGCATAATGGGCGGGGCTTGTTTCATGGGCGTGTCATTTCCGCTCATCCCACACTGATGTCCCGCATCTGTCCTGCTCTGTGTATCCAACAACATTAAATATCACCGCTACTTAACAGCTTTTACTCGAGCAAACGAGTCTCTTTAGAATATAAGGCTTTCGAAATGCTCTTAAATTTTGGAAAAGTCCTGAAAAAATCAAAAGGAACGCAAACTATCCGTGTTTAAACCCCACGTCCGTATCCCTGATGCGTCGGACAAGAGGAACCATCTGAAGTCCATCGGACGAGGAGGAGAGACCAAATTCATAAGATTGAACGTATTTGCAACGAGGTAATACAAGTAATcggtttttattcatattatgcGACTAATTGTTGATTACGCatttgttttgtgtcatttaatACGCTATTATTGCAGCCGCTATAAATGATGCGCGTGCTGCAGCATCTTCGATCATTGTCAATAATTTCAACAATAACGATAGATGCTGCTTTTCGTAGCTAGTTACGTTTACATTTCTTCTTATTTGTTTCTGAGACTTGCGTCATTCATTTCACGATTAATGTTTCCATGGTGATTCATCACTACTACACTTGAATGTGCTGTCTAAACTGTGTTTGACATACTTTTGTATACTTATTTAGTTTACTGCAGGTGTAGTGTTTATACCCCTTAAAGGCTGCAGAGAGCGTCATTCATCGCTTCATTGAAGAGGAACAATTGGCCACATGGAGAATGGAGACTGGACACACATGGTAAATATAAAGCAGCCATACGGAACCCAAAACTATGTCAGCATTGTTTActgtacaaaaaataataataataataatgtgcaaaaaaaaaaaattaataaaagttgttttgggtggttgctaaggtgttgttaggcagttgctaggatattacttaaaggtgctgtatgtaggattgacaccaagtggttgtactaggtattgcagtccaaattcaaaatattggagagggttttttttcacctggcccctcctcctcagacttggaggttgccagattgagacaCAAACAGGAAGGAGCCCACTTGACGATTAAAAAATGAGATATGCTGTGTGTAcagccaactggcaacctggggtgccgaaatacaattgggtaaattggcagtaTTTTTGCCAGCCCACGCTTTTGATCTAAAATATTAatgtgatgtgttttattttaatttaacaaaacatttgctGTTCATGTTCAcattaaccaaaacaaacaaatgtttgtttacaaaaacaaataagtaaaatattttgaacaaacagtttgatttgtttatttatgttttttggttttgttttgttttgtttttaataggtTTTTGCCTTATTATCAGTTTGGGAAACCCTATTCCAGTGCTAATATTCAGTTTGGATGCTTTCTATtcgggctgcatgattaatcaaaatgaaatcaaaatcgcAATTAGacagaagctgtgattgtcatgcgtatctttcagtgtaGCATGGTTCTTTGATCAGCAGTAAAtatccatccgaaggccagagggcgctctcacgTGGAAACTCCAATTCGCCAGAAGAATAAACGCAGGAAATGCATAtcactgcagctgaataaacagatgattcaactgctttcattgatccaacgtgactaataaacacacgactagggcaatatatgtttatttgagttcttcttattataatattcattataataaagtatatttttaatgcagtgcCTATATCACTGCTTAGAACGCTATGAAATGTGTTGCGTGCCTTATTcagtgtaagaagccacatcatctcacagaaggatttatttcaaacactcggctgatgttatgaagtgagtttggagtaaaaacatgttattaaatgtcatattttcatGTGCtctcaaatggagcagcatttactaaccttacacagagccgtagttcaccgagaagctacgcaaacagctgtcattatcgcgaacgatttcttcgatttcataatcgtACGATTATATTGTCTGCGATtattttgcgtagcttgtcagtgaattacagctctgtgtagtaaatgctgctccacctgaaagcaggtgatggagatttactactaatcacagaactggctttactgacatgACTAGGTGTCCAGGTGCTAGAGTGTTTAATGTGATTTGTAGGTTGTTAGAAGTTTTCGAGACATTGTtaaggttgctagggtgttacgaAACAGTTGTTTGAGAAATTTTTTAGGTTTGTTGGGTTTTTAGGAAAAGTTTCTTtgaaagtttttcattttttttttagtacgcGGGGTTGCACCCTGGTAGGAGAGGTGAAGTTGTGTGTAATCCTGCCGCGCCACTTACATAATCTtttataaaatcacattacattttttaagtgatGTCGTCTTCTTATGCTGTAAGAGTGTGAATTGTGTATTTTTCAGCAAAACATTTGGCTTTCTGTAGCTTGAATAAAGTCTGTGCGCTCTGTATAGAGAGTTATAACATGGAAtgttctttctgtttctgtttgctctgttttgtcaAACACCATACTTCAAACTCATTGATGCAATTTTGTTGACTCTTGAAGTGAACTTTTTCCTGTTTGGTGATTAGATAAACTGTTTTGGATGTGTCCTGTGTGTGATACCTGTTGTTCTAGACATGGTGCGGCACTGCCCTTCTCGTCCAGTGTGCTATcccctttaaaggtgctgtatgtattttttttatgttcttacaTTATGTGGCTTGTTGCCTTCCATTGTCAGTTGGGCTCATTCCTGTTGCGTGCCCTCAGTTTGACAACTCATGTGAGCGtcgagtctgaggaggaggggttGGGAGAAACAACTCTagacaatattttgaatttggactgcagtaacTATTTTAATCACTAGTTGTCAATGTTACATACTAAACCTTTAAATCTAGTGGTCCATTTTGTCTGAGAGCAAGCTTTTGTGGAGGTTGAATTCGAAAACATCTCATATGGTATTTTCCATACTACTGGTGTGAAGCTCAGTTTACCATACTAGATTTTCCATAGAAACCACTATTCCTTAGGGTATTGCCAATGCAGCTGAAAGCAGCAAATGTTGTTTTTAAGGCTTCCGTTGTCAACCAGCTTTGCTAGAAAAACCAAGCTGGCTGAAGTTTTGCTGGGAACAGCTTGGTTTTGATGGTCAATCAACTAGAACAGCACCAGATTAATTGATCTAAATGGAGATTTTTGTTGGTCTAAACTGGTCTTTCATATCAGTGCAAGTACCATATTGACATTCTCAGCAGGCACAAAATGCATCTTTAATGCTTTGAACATCAACTATTTATGTTCTTCTTGGTTGTAGATGATGGATACAGTTTCCCTAAATGTTGGTCAGGCTGTATGCTAAGCTTttaggcagttgctaggatgttctgggtagttgttagggcattgctaaATGGATGCTTGCCACTTTAAGAACAGGACCTCCAATGActcaaaaaggaaaagaaaacatgcatGGAGGATTAGCCATTTTGTCTTATCCCAGTGGTCCATTTTCTCTGAGACCAAGATTTTATGAATAAAAgggttatttgaaaacatttcttgTGTTGGTTTAAACCATACAATCCATACTTCCTGAAGCTCAATTTCCTATAGAAACCAACATTCCTAAGGGTATTGTCAATGCTTCTGAAAGCAGCAAATGTTGTTTTCAAGGATGTCCCAAGCAATTCTTCCATAGTGAACCAGTTTAAAAGAAAAACCAAGCCAATTGAAGTACTGCTGGAGAACAGCATGGGTTTGATGGTTCATCAACTAGAACAGCACCATATCAATGGACCTGCATGGCAGTTCATCTTGGTCTAAAATGGTCTTCATAGCACGAAATGGTTGAGTGTTTGTTGTATCAGTACCATCTTGTCATTCTCAGcagaaacaaaatgcatgttatttttatgttattgtttgttgtagATGGTGGATACGGTTACCCTTAATGTTGGCGGCCATTTGTACACCACGTCGCTCTCCACCCTCCAGCGTTATCCAGACTCTATGTTGGGCGCCATGTTTCGTGGTGACTTTCCCTCCGCACGAGACGCCCAGGGCAACTATTTTATAGATCGAGATGGTCCTCTATTCCGTTACATCTTGAACTTTTTACGAACCTCGAAACTGACGCTACCATGTGACTTCAAAGAAACAGAGCTCCTTCGGAAGGAAGCAGACTTCTATCAGATAGAGCCCCTGATCCAGTGTTTAGGAGACACCAAACCCCTTTATCCACTGGACACTTTTGAGCAAGTGGTAGAACTTTCCAGTACTCGTAAGCTGTCCAAGTACTCAAACCCAGTGGCGGTCATTATCACCCAACTCACCGTCACCACCAAAGTTCATGCGCTCCTCGAAGGCATCTCCAACAATTTCACCAGATGGAATAAACACATGATGGACACCAGAGACTTTCAAGTGTCCTTTACCTTTGGACCATGTGACTACCACCAAGAGGTTTCCCTTCGGGTGCATCTGGTAGAGTACATCTCCAAGCAAGGCTTCACTATTCGCAACACGCGGGTGCATCACATGAGTGAACGCGCCAATGAGAATACGGTAGAACATCATTGGACGTTTTGTAGAGTTGCGCAGAAGGTTGAGGACTGATTGATGCTGCATTGATGTCTGaacattaacaatatttattGGTAATATTCAGAGCAACTTGAGAAATTACGAGTTTAACAAAGATCTGAGCAATTTTTAATACCTGGGAACTCGAAATTAAGGTAATTCCAAAATTACTTGAATGCACCAAATCTCCACTGCAGATCCTGGTTCAGACTTACCAATAatgaacacaattaaaatgttttctgctaAATGTATTTGGGTGGACTTGTCCTATCGTGTTTTATGCGTCTTCTCACCAGCTTCAGATGTTTATGGATGAAAGGAACCTGAACAATTTCTAGAAGTACTATATACCTCATATACCAGGAAAGAGTGACCCAAATTTCTTTCTTAATTTGTCAAATCTATTTATGCAACTTCTAAATcagaaacttttatatatattgcatcaattttaaatatacagttttcaGTTGTATTTATAGTATTTCTGCAGATATTTTGTCTTGTGATTGAGCCCATAAACTGTAAATGGTTTGCATGATTCTGTGGTATCTGCACTATTATTGATTCAGTAATATTTTCCCCCTTTCAGATaagtaaaaattatgtaattcacATGTTGCTCAATATGTTTGTGGCTTAAAGCTTTGAGCAAAACAATACCTCTTATGATCAGCTTCTAGACCAGATGAAATTTTGGAGTTAATGTCCCATTTAAAATTCATGTTAGGCTCAAAATGCATTCAAGACTCAGGTTAGCGTCTTTGAAGCTGAGAGCAtccattaaatgttttgaaatcccATATGAAATTGAAAGCGTTCATTCATGTGTGTaatgaatttgattaaaaacaagagTTGCATTatactttgtgtgtttttatgtagaTTTCTTTGTATAACATTTCATTGGAAGaaccttttgttttattataggAATTCATTTAATTGATTATTCTAATGCAATATTTATAAGTGACTTTTGGTGGCACTCTTTCAAATGCAATAACCTGAATAAATTATAACTGGattatctaaatatatttgcCTATATATttttggggggttggggggttttGATGGGAGTGGCTTTTAGCATCTTTTGTGTTGAGATTGACATTAAAATCTTATTCAAGCTGCTGAAAACAGCAGATCTAATATATGTATTATGGATTTTTAATATGTTAGTCATAGTCTTAAATGTATGAAAATCTATAAACATGCTTCTCTTTTTGTGAATATGGCACTTTAAGCTGCAGTGTgtatttctgtgccactagtgacaccaaattaaatttcagtctgtttgtttGAGTGGTGTTGCACAGTTTGGGGCGAGGGGTATTTGTCTGAAAAAAAGCAGTATCAGTTGTTGAAATATGTTAACTAACAACTAAAGAAGCTGGTAATTGGCTTGTAAGACACCCACTAATAAGCCATGTTTCCACtgatttatcaataataaaaatctttgtaCAATGGCCGCTAGCATCAAGATTCACCATTACTAGAATAACTCGCATGGCCTTTTAGGACTGACAGctttagcatatttttgttagctagCATTTGTCATTGTGgttttattgataatttattCAGGATATGTGGTACTGcaacaaatataaaatgatatcTACTGGTactgtgcgtgtgtttgtgtgctagTTCTATCTtggtattgtaatatattgtgtcTATATGCTGTAGCAGTTTGTTTTTCTGATGAAAATGTAATTGGTGTTTGCTTGTGTAAAAGTCACCGGTATTATGCTAGGCTGGGTGCCATGGTATTGCAATGTAGTTGTTTTTAGCacattactatgcagttgctagcgtgctctggatggttgctaggtggttgctcaCTAACCTCAGTAAAAATAGCCCACCACCAAGGcgctatgatattctggtctctggATAAAGCTTGAGTTCCCCATTCAATACAAATCTCAGATTTTTGtctgatcaattaaaaaaaaaaaaaaaaacctagggaGATCACCTTAACAAATCACATGATTTGAATAATTCAGTTAATGTTGTGCACCTCACCAAAGATGTCTTTCTGCCATTGCTGGGCACCGTTGCTtcatgacccatactcagaattcgtgctctgcatttaacccatccaaagtgcacacacacagagcagtgaacacacacacaccgtgaacacacacccggagcagtgggcagccatttattctgcagcgcccggggagcagttgggggttcggtgccttgcttaagggcacctcagtcgtggtattgctggcctgagactcgaacccacaatcttagggttaggaatcaaactctctaaccataagACCACGACTTCCCTTAAATGGCCTATATATGGCCGCTATGATCATCTATCTAATAAAGCCATTAGTGGTTAGCAACAGTATTGCATGAGCTAGATAAAGGCATATTAAGTTAACTAATACCACACTACAAGGTGTCAAATGTTACCAGTATAAACAGTATGTCAAGAAAATATTTAACTCAAAATTTCATTCTAAGCTATGGGATAATCCATCTCGAAATCTCCAACTTCTGACTATGAAAATGTACCATTATCTGTAAGGAAACAACATAGCATTGCAGTCATTATCATAAAAAACATCTCCTAGCAACCAAACTGTTGAGGATAAGCAATGCAATGTAGTATTCCCAGACAGCACACGTACGTCtacaagatgtctgttaaagatcgctttatctggaaagcatctgctgtgtacaaacatctgacgaatgtctttaagatgtcagttttacttacattctaaatcataaacatcttaaaaaacatcttataaacgtctatttgacatctgataggaaacgtcctatagatgtattgcagatgagcaaacactctaaaaaatatatcttgCAGATGTatatgcagacgtcaaatagacgtctctgtgatgtacgtgtgctattaGGGCTTTGTGTGCAGGTCTACAGTAATAAAAATGGAGGATAATTTGTCATGTTATATTCATAAGTCTCTCCAAATGTTGGCTAAAGaggttttattatagtatattgtGGGAagtttgatgcattttatttccttAAAAGTGAATTGTCATTACCTCTCTGAGAGGCGTCATGCTAACATGATGTCATACAGCCACACCTCTGCTCAAGTGgtgttcttttatattttttctagtaCAAAGTTGTACATACCAACATTCCCATCATTATTGTTGAGCATGTTCTTAAGTCCAATTTTTGGGGGTTGGGCTCTTGATCGCCCATCCCCCACCGCTAAACTGCAAATCCTGTAAGAATGTAATCAcccttttgtgatattttttattaaacatatatatacatataggatTTTATTAAgtcttttgtgatattttttattaaacatgtgGGAagtttgatgcattttatttccttAAAAGTATACCATTACCTCTCTGAGAGGCGTCATGCTAACATGATGTCATACAGCCACACCTCTGCTCAAGTGgtgttcttttatatttttttctagtacAAAGTTGTACATACCAACATTCCCATCATTATTGTTGAGCATGTTCTTAAGTCCAATTTTTGGGGGTTGGGCTCTTGATCGCCCATCCCCCACCGCTAAACTGCAAATCCTGTAAGAATGTAATCAcccttttgtgatattttttattaaacatatatatacatatattttttttttctatgtatacCAAGTTGTTTATGACGATTCTTGActgtattactattaatattatacattaaatgtttaataatttaatggtCCGTGGTCAGTTTTTCcttaaatattacatacatatttcTGGACCATTGTCCACAACAACATGAAATTATCCTTTTGCacttaataaacaatttttaaacctTAGCTAGCTATTTTCGCGATAGCTCCGCCCCTTCTTCCAGTCAGCCACTCCGAAACTCGCCCTCTGAAGCTTTGAGAGCCATTTTTGTTTCATGGCAGGGAGCTCGGCAGCTCTCATTTCAGTGCTCTCATAAGGGACTCGGTAAAAGGtaagacattatttaaaattatgtatttatttggagGAGGAAGCGCGTGTTACAGCTGTATGACATTTACTTAAAACAGGTTCGCCGTAAAGTCTCCGTATATGGCTTATGCTCAACTACATTTTTGCCTGGCTTTTTGCGTATTAGTTTTTTCTCAAGTAACGTTAGACATCCAAAGTGGGGCTGAAacgtctgttgtttttaaaacgtttttatcCGGTCCAGTTGCGAGGTAATGTTCAACCGCTAAGTATCAGACGAATGTTTATCTCTCCTTTTCGCCAGCTAAACGTTCCTCTATTGTATTGTGTTGCATCGCCACTTGAAATGTTATTGAATATAATTCGAAATTATTGACGTTTACTGCTACAAACCTCTGATTTCGCCGTATCACTTCGCCTCTTACATATCATACGATCTGTTTAACGCTTTGGTTGCTAAGGAAGATTAATATAGCGTGTAAAGACCGGATCTGTATTTTCGTATGCGCCTGGTGACGTCAAACCTCGTGCAATATCGCAGTTTAGGGGCGCTGCGCGATCTAGCTACTAGAAAGGGGTGTCTGTATTCATGTATTTGTTGTGAATTTAAATACAAACATGGATGTAAAGTACAGATTTCATTACAAGTAATCATCAAAACAAAAGATACGCCTATTTTTCAGTTCAATTGCGTAAAATTGTTAGAATTTGCTAGACTTATCGTGGCAAATTACTTTTCaactaaataaaatcagttttgtaTATGAACTAGAAATTTACAATAATTTGTTCTTAGACGGAATTAGCTTAATTAGCGTCCAGTCATAACATCACGTCAAGACGTTTGTTAAAGAACA
This window encodes:
- the kctd6a gene encoding BTB/POZ domain-containing protein KCTD6a; this encodes MENGDWTHMMVDTVTLNVGGHLYTTSLSTLQRYPDSMLGAMFRGDFPSARDAQGNYFIDRDGPLFRYILNFLRTSKLTLPCDFKETELLRKEADFYQIEPLIQCLGDTKPLYPLDTFEQVVELSSTRKLSKYSNPVAVIITQLTVTTKVHALLEGISNNFTRWNKHMMDTRDFQVSFTFGPCDYHQEVSLRVHLVEYISKQGFTIRNTRVHHMSERANENTVEHHWTFCRVAQKVED